The following are from one region of the Arachis duranensis cultivar V14167 chromosome 10, aradu.V14167.gnm2.J7QH, whole genome shotgun sequence genome:
- the LOC107471000 gene encoding uncharacterized protein LOC107471000, protein MHHDDEDEYHPQSGFVCCFHNHQILRQGDKERLMVMESTASICSNSRGIPFFCHSSSSSERNYLSPLIVKSMATQKPLPLVSKTVSSRKNSTVFPIGEQPRSSPATSSPPVKLLTRMEQLRLLSKAEKAGLLSAAENLGFSLSKIEQLGLLSKAEEFGVLSAATDPGTPGTLLTLSLALLLLGPFFVYLVPEDNLGEVAAQLAVALICVLAGSAAFAASNFVSNLQKSK, encoded by the exons ATGCATcatgatgatgaggatgagtaTCATCCACAAAGTGGTTTCGTTTGTTGTTTCCATAACCACCAAATCTTGAGACAAGGCGATAAGGAAAGGTTAATGGTTATGGAATCCACAGCATCCATTTGCAGCAACAGCAGAGGAATACCCTTCTTCtgccattcttcttcttcttctgaaagAAACTATTTGTCACCTTTGATTGTCAAATCCATGGCTACTCAGAAGCCCCTTCCATTAGTCTCTAAAACTGTTTCTTCTAGAAAG AATTCAACTGTGTTCCCAATTGGGGAACAACCACGGAGCAGCCCGGCGACAAGCTCGCCTCCGGTAAAGCTCCTAACAAGAATGGAGCAGCTAAGGCTTCTAAGCAAAGCAGAGAAAGCAGGGCTTCTGTCTGCAGCAGAGAATTTGGGGTTCTCCCTCTCGAAAATCGAGCAGCTTGGTCTCCTCTCAAAGGCAGAGGAGTTTGGAGTGTTGTCTGCTGCCACTGATCCCGGAACACCAGGGACACTCTTAACACTCAGCCTTGCTTTGCTTCTCTTGGGACCTTTCTTTGTTTACCTTGTGCCTGAAGACAACCTCGGCGAGGTGGCCGCACAGCTCGCTGTCGCCCTCATATGTGTCCTAGCTGGCTCTGCTGCTTTTGCTGCATCAAATTTTGTATCCAATTTGCAAAAATCTAAATGA